TCCGGGGATATCCCCTGTTTTGGGCGGGGCGAAACCTGCGAAACCTGCGGCTGACAGAGCGCCTTCCGGTGCTGCAGATTGGAAACTGGGCTAGAGTGGTTCGTGAGGCTTCCGGGCTCGGAAATAAAACAAATCCCCCTGCATAAGCTGTGCCAAGCATTCTGTAGGATGGATTGTTGGTTAGGCGAGACTTCAACTGCTGCATCTGGATGCTCGCGACGGTTGGTCTTAGCATGGCTCGACTGTCGCAATTTTCACAAGATATCGACGGCCACGGGCGCCTCGGTGTTAACCATCTCAAAACAGGCATAGCCGATGTCGGCGTGCAGTGGCTAATTGATCTACGGCTTCCGGCTTCCATCCGTCGTATATTAGTGGGTGAAGCACGTCTTGAGACTGGCCCCATCCCGCTATAGACCAAACCGCCCGCTGCTCCAACAGGGTCGCAGACTAGAAGGCTGCCAAGACTAGCACGAGTAGCTGGAGATTGGACCTATGAGCGACTGGACCCCATAAATCCATCAGCACTACTCCATCAACTATGCTCTCTAAGACTCTCGCTAATGCTAGTACTTTGAGACAGCGTGGATTTGACTGGAGTTTTACAATGACCTTATCATGCGGGGGGACGAAATTCTCGATAGCCGGTCCACATGGTTTTTCACGCATGGTGCCACTTTCATATATGCCCCCCCTGCTTATCTGTTGTACTATGTAATGCGATGCCTTGATATACGGCACATGGTAAACAGTTCAGCTCGCTAAGTAGCGTGCTACAGCTTGAAGAGCGAAAGGGCGAGCTGGCTATCGATTAGGTGCCCTGACTAGCACATAGACTAACCCATGCCAAGCTACAGAGTACTTTGATCACCATTGAAATACACGCAGCCATTCATGGCCATTACTTGTACTCCTTACACAGCACCCTTTTCTATTGTAGGCGTCAAATTAGCTACGGCTACCACGGACAGAGACATTACTCGCGCCAAACCCCGATATTTGTAAAAGTTTCTCTGCTTTGTTTTTGATCACTCACATCTTCAAACTGTTACACCTCTTTAAACACCTCACTCCAGCTGATTAATAAACCTGGATTTACTGTTATATATTTCTACTAGACAACTTCGGAAGTACTcgttattatattatactgcaTTGTACGGAGTAACTTAGCATACAGTGTCAATTCGTTTTGTTTGGCTTGTTTATACTACTTCGATTGAGTAGTTGCGGGGTTCATATAGCATCAATGGTAACATTCTATATTAGACTAGTGGGCTGAAATACTTAAGTAGGTCAATGTACTATATGGAGTAGTattgcaatatatatatgggaCGTACAGTGGAAGGCGAAATGGGTGTTGCCAAATTTGATAACGATTATAAAAAGATCTATTCTAGTCAAGTTGTAGATTAACACTCCTGTCACCTTGTACTATTGAGGTACTgttacggagtacaagtCACCTATaatagagaagaaagaggctaCTTCTGGCTTTATATTGGTTGCCGGGGTACAATACTCTTTACTTGTCTACAGTCAAGTCCTGGTTCAGCGGCCGCAGTCTTACTTAATACAgagatttatataaattaggcAGATTAGATAGAGCTTATGCACTGTTAGCAGTGGAAAGTCTTTTTCATGACATCAACGGAATTTGCTGACCTAAGGCAGTGACATGCAACCTGTCAGCAAATGGCTCGCCTCGCCTTTCCTATCCTACTTTTTCCACTATAGGCACAACCCTTCCAATTCATGGCTCCTCGACTtgaaaaaacttaaaaaaatccgCAGAATAATTTGAGCCAGAATTCAGGGTAGAcactgaaaaagaaaaaagaaaagaaaaaaaagttcttaGTGGAAGAGGTGTCCAGTCCTCACCGTATCATCCCTTCCCACGCCATCCAAAGAGAATCCAATCGACGTACATGCAATACAGAACCGCCACCAATCCAGCGAAGCGTACTAGTCTGTATCCTAAGATAAATCCATTGATGCTAGATGCATTTTATATCTGGTTGCGAAAGAGCCACGTATAACTTCATAGGAGATGGCaatgcttcttttttaaaaagatacagTAAGCAGGTACCTGTGACTTATGTAGCCCAGCATCAGCTCCAGGACAGCTTTTTTGTACTGCTGCACAGTTAGAAGAGCCCATCCGCTACAGTTAAGAACGCAATAGGTATCTTCTTTACACTAGCCCTATATTTGACCGCAGACCCGGCCCACACACTTCAACATGCAACCAGCAACCCCAGTTGGTGTGAGAGAAGTTCCGATGAGGTCTCCAGACGTGTGGAATGCTATCAACGAACACATGATTTGTGGTCATTGCCACATCCATTTACATAGGGCATTTTGCAATCTAGCTCCCCAACCTTGTTCATTAATCTATTGTGTGGAATAGACGTTCTTGGCAGGTGTGTAGATCAAATCACTCCAGTTCTAGTCGGCTCTAAATTCATGTTGGTGTATAGGCTAAGAGGAGCTTGAGCAATGCCAGCCATGGATTGAATCGGTGAACGCACTTTATTATGCAATGATGGTCCTCACAAAAATTGAGGATTTGAGTATTTAAATGAGCGTAGAGAAGTAAACATAAATATCTAGGTGTATATGGATTGTTTGGCTTGTCTGGGTTGTGAGCCGAGGTTGGTCGAGGATCCACTTGACCAGATGTTCCATTCCTAGATTGATGCGGGTTTTAAGATACCTATCCTTTCTAAGATTATTTCCAATAAGTGGAATAAAATTAGAATCGAGATTTAATGGAAACATTCAAACGATTGAATATTATCGTTAAATCCAGGATAATGGGCGGGGAGATTGTTGATACAAGGAAATGCGGCAATAAAAGAAGGACCTTGGCAGCccttattactatatttccAATATTAATACACTCTTCTAtcataataaaactaaaccTGTTCCAAGTAAAGATAGTAAGACGGGCAACTTACTTGTAGAAGCGACATGCACCAGCTGCAGAATTGGGTTGAATTGATGATATCTTGTTGCTCATGTTTGAAGGCACCTCCTCTGTATCGTGACAAGTTAGATTATGTCGTTGCTAATTTGAGATGAATAGACATACGGCAATTATCAATGTCAACGCTGAGAAGCGGCCAGCAATCTTTGAAATTGACGTTGTTGCATGCAAGCACCTGAGGACCATTATCAAGAAGCTCAGTAGATGCTTCCATTTCGGGGCCAGCCAGCGCGGTAGTGGCGAGGCAGGTTATGACACTAAGGAGCTTAGAGAACTGCATTTTGAGTAGGGGCTTGAACGAGAGCTTTAGCTGGATAGACTTCAAAGTGACGCTGTTAGCTTATATTGTATTGTTGAATAGAAAGATTACTGCAAGAGAGTTGGCAGATGCATCCTTTTTATATTCCATAGGTGATAATacatttttatttccttacgtataatcttaataatataaagctaaattaacatttaatatagtaatatatgaGACACGCTCCTCTTTTATTACATACAAGCTTACTATATCTAAGGCAGTGAGATGTCTGATATTACGACAGTCGAGACAAGTTTTCTTTCCCTTACATAAAATCTTACCACATTCCATCTTAGATgagatattataatacttctACATATAAGTCCCGATATTTTGGATATTAAATACGCCTGCTTATATACTAGATAAGCTGTCCCAAAACTCACTGTCCTCTTCTTAATACATGTTTGTATCCTGTTTGGCAATACTTTGTAAACAATGACACGCCCGATACTAACCCTGCTAGGCATTTTCTAGACATATAACTATTCTCATTTCCGTTATCCTTTATAGGAATATTTTGTCAAAGGCAAAAGTGAATAATAgaatagtaattaattattattaaaaggtCTTAGTTCACTAGTCGAGAAGCCAGGAGGCAGGACCTCTTATGTAAAATCTATGTGATCCACGTAGTCAGATCGGACTAGCGTTTCCTTGTTCATATATTAAGTGAACTTGGCTCGCAAGTATCGAACGATGCATCATATCTTGCATCTATGAATAAGGACGACATGAGTTCTAAAAACAAGGTGTGCCTGTTGTGCAAGGTAAGTTTCGCCGTAAAAGGGGGCATCCTATTTCCACTAATCTCTACAGGACTGAGCCAGCGTGGATATCATGTTCGTGTGCCCACTCATGATAAAAATTCAGATCACTCAGAGAAACTTCGAGATATTCTCCCCAGTGTTCAATTTGTGACCGGCCGGCCTACAGATGAGACTGCTCTACACTCTGCCTTTGCAGGCTTGGACTACGCTTTTGTCAACCTTAATAATTTTTCTCTGGGAATAAAACACGAATTGTACTGGAGTATTTGAACATTCGAAATTGCTTTGCAAAGTCGTGTTAAGGACTATGTATAGTCGTCTCTCGACGATTTTGCTCTAGAGACAAAGTTTGATGACGTTCTTCGATGCGGCCACTACTATGGTAAGGGTCATGTCAAACGCTGGATGTCATCCCTGCCACAAAGCCCTATGAAATGGCCTGTTGTGTGTAATGGGCCGTAATTTGAGCAGCTCTGGTACTTTCAGCACCCCAAAAAGCAGGAATCAGGTGTGTATGACTTTCCCATACCAATTAGCGACGGAGTAATCCAGTACGTATGTTTGGATGACTTAGGGTATTACGTACGGTGGATATTCGAACATCCAGAAAGGTCTGCTGGTCTCAACTTGGAAGTCGCGGTAGGAGATGTGTCCCTAAAACAAATCGCAGAAGTATTACTGGAAAGCCTGCTAAAGGTACCAACGTTGCGATTGAACAGTGGTTTCAAGAAACTGGGTTGCCGGAAAGTGCTACACAACACAAGATGGGTAGTTTGACATCCCCAAACGACTCATCCCTGCTAACTTTTCAACAAAACTTTTCTGCGTGGTGGAAGATATACCAAAATTCTGGAAAGAATACTAAACTTGGACTCTGCAGGAGAGATAACGCTTTGCCAGACGAAATATATCCCGGCAGAATCAGAAGCTTAAAACAATGGATGGGAAAGGTGGGTTATGACGGGGATGCAACTCGTGCTTTTGAAGCAGAGTTACAATGGGGCTTGTGAATGATCTTAAGTTGAGCTTGCACGATGAATAACATAACTTCAAAAAGCATATAACTTGTATCTACTGATATAGCTGAAGAGATTGCTCATTCTTAGTATTCGTTATGCATTGGTTCAATTCAGAGGGGGGTAGAATATCTTGTGTATTTAACAGTTATACCCCATCGTCCTGTTGTAACTCTAAATTTAGCCGAGAATGTTGCCACATTGAGCACTCACAAGCAACTTTGCCATACAGGAACACACAAAGGTGATTTGTGAACAGgagttataaatatatagctacgataaaagttttatttacaATGCACACACCAGACTAGTCCAATATAGCACTTTGTTGTGTGTCTCAAATGTATTATCGATATTCTGGAACTTCtcatatattaatagcccaTGGGATCAGCAACTTCATGACTACCTCACCTCTAGAAGAACTCTATAGAATTCGGTAGGTAATAACAAAcggttaatatttttatcgGTGTCTAACATGTATTacgctattttaaatttaaacaACTTGATAAACTCTTGATGATTTCCAACTTTCGTGAatatctttccttttttaaacaggattctctctccatccctAGCCAGGAACCGCCctttgcagcagcttgttaATAGTAACAGCTTCcattcttaaaaaaaaaaaaaaaaaaaaaaaaaaatagcaacaTAGGCGGGATGAAACTTAGGTTGCTTAGCCACGGCGAATCTTGCATATCTAAATATTAGCCTAAAATTGATAGGACCTGAATCATATTCTTTGGTGTCCCTCATACCACTCAATctgatttcttcttcccggTAATGCAGAAACTACTAAAGTATACGAAAAAGGCATGTAATCTCTGCTGATCTATCGCTCATAGGGAGACAATATAGCAGTGTGAAACTAAAAGGACCGATGCGCAATTGCTCCCACTTATTAACATGCAATTAATACAATATTGGTAAAGGGTCACTTTAATGTTGCGAAAAAGTATTGCGACGGTAGACTCTGATTTAGTCTCTTGTATATAATGGTCGCGTGCCCGAAATGCATGAGTTGCGTGTAGGCTTGGAGAAGTTAGGGTGCAGTTCTCGAGATCACATTGTCAGTTGCCAGAGGGTTAGCCGAGAAGACAATAAGAAAAGGTATGTTATGAAAATAGCCATCAGTTTCAGCTTTCTAGAACGGGTAAACTGGTTAAATAGGATCAACTTAGCCGCTACTCCAGCTCAAAATCTCCTCCTATGCACGAGGTGTGTTTTTTATGAGGGTGTGACTATACTACTCCCCAAAAATAGCGAAAGTGTGCATGAAATACATTgcgtgaagaaaaaaaagtagcgGGAATAATGCCGCCGCGCGAAAAAACCCACGCAACGAATCAGGGCTGCATATGCTCCAACGAGCAGAAGGGGTGCTACCTAGTTTGAAATACCAAGGACTTGGCTCTCCACACATTAATACCAAGAAGAGCTACAGGGCGATCAATTACGGCTACAAATATTCCGAAATGTCAATTTCTTGGAATATATGGGGTAGGTGCATGATTAcatagtacatgtatatactaGCATATTGAGCAGATCTATCGTAGCAGCGGTAGGACCTGAAAACATGTGTTGATGACAACAATGACTTGGGCAAGAGCGGGGCATTGTGTTTTACCCACCGATTGTAATACGGCCGGAATATCAAGGAGTTATGGTACTGCCTGTAAATTTTATGCAATCCAATTTATATGCTTACGATTTAGAAACTAGCTAACATTGCATGGCAATCTAGGCACTAAAAGGTGCTGTGCCATATATAGGCTCGTAGATTATGTAGCAAAAACATTTAAAAATGGGAAAAAGCCGCAGTATTGACTTTTGCAAACGCCTACCTACTAGGGGGCGTGCTAGCTTAGATATCAGGATTATCGACATCTATAAGGATAATAACAATATTCAGGGAGAGAGGGGAATGATTTTTATCCAACTGTAAGGCTATTTTGTTTACTGGCGATGTAGAATTCTCGCCCCGTCTAACCACAGGAGTTTGTGTGGCGTGTTGTCAGCAGAGGTTAGCCGTTGTTTAGGTTACATTTTAATCGGCACGGCAAAAATGAGATGTATAGATGAATTTACCCCGCGCCAAGCTCGATATGTTGCCCCAAGCGGTAAGTAATTTGCACCCTAAGACTAAGATGTTTTGAACCTGCGATGCTCTTTGGCCCAAATATTGGCCCTATCAGTATGTCATGCTTTTCAAGGCTTTTGGTATCCCATGTTCTCCACAGATTTAATGATTAacgcaaacaaa
The Trichoderma asperellum chromosome 7, complete sequence DNA segment above includes these coding regions:
- a CDS encoding uncharacterized protein (SECRETED:SignalP(1-19)), giving the protein MQFSKLLSVITCLATTALAGPEMEASTELLDNGPQVLACNNVNFKDCWPLLSVDIDNCQEVPSNMSNKISSIQPNSAAGACRFYK